TTAGAATTGCAATTAAAAATATTCCTCCACCAACACCTAAAAGTCCTGATGAAAATCCAACACCAAGACCAATAATTCCAATTGTTAACCAGTTAAATGGAATTCTAGCTTCTTCTCTTTCCTTATTGATATTTACAATATTATTAAATGCAATAAATAGCAATAAAAGACCAAATATTATCTCCAATGTTTTTGATGGAAGAACAGATGCAACAAAACCTCCAATAAAACCACCAATTACTCCAAAAATACCCAAACGAAGACCAGGTTTTATAATATTGTCCATAGATCTTGTGTGACGGTAAGCTCCACTGATAGATGTTGGAATAATAATTGCAAGGCTTGTTCCAAATGAAATCAAAATTGCAAGTTCAGGCGCCACACCGATGGATTTAAGTAAGAAAAACTGAAGAGGAGCTATTAAAAATCCACCTCCGACTCCTAAAAGCCCTGATGCAAATCCTGCACATATACCTATTAAAATTAAACCTATAAAATACCAAATTGTAAACATGACATCACTTATTTAAAGTAGTAATATTAAATTATTGGTTAATGAAACTTAATAAAACTATCTTATTTGGATTTTTATTTATCGCTCTTGGAGGATTTGTATTCATTTCAGATATTTTAAATCCAATTATTAGACCAATAACTTATACATTCCTTATGGGTTCATCAAAAGGAAAAGACATTATGTTTTTCGCATTAATGGGAATCTTATTAATCCTATCACAGATAATACCTAGAAAAATTGATGTTACTAAATATTTAAAGATATCTATCGTTATTGGGTCAGTTTTACTCATTTTAGGCAATCTTTTAGAAGTAGTATTTAGATTACAAATGGGAATCAAACTTAACACTGTGTTTTGTTCTATGACTAACACAATGAGTTCTACAAGCATTTTACATACTCACTTGTTAAAGTCCATTTTAGGAGAAGTTATAACTAAAATAATGGGGCCATTCGTACAAAGCAATATTAACACAGGAGTTGGACTATATTCATACGTACCAACTGTTGGTTTTTTAATAATTTTACTAATTCCAGTACTGTTTATTACACTTACATTTGCAAATCAAAAAAGACCATGGCCAACAGCAATACTTCTTTCATTCTTCTCAAGCTGCCTCATTATCGGAGCAATCGATGGAGGATTATGGGGAACACCTGCAATGGTGGGAATAATTGGAATCTGGTACATTTATAGAAACGGATATTACTTAAACGAGTTTATTGCATCAATTCTAAACGATAATAAACTTTTAAAAGAAAATGAAAAGATACCTGCACCTTATCAAAAAGATAAATTAAGCAAAAAAAGATTTATCTTAAACATAGCATTACCAATTCTTGTGATTGTACTAATGTTATTTTTGAGATGTGGTATTGGAATAGCTGGAGCAGAAGTGGACTACTACACAGTCAATATAGAAAATATGAGCGATGATGTTGATTTTGGACACATCCCTATGGAAAAAATAGACAATACTACATACCATGTTACTTCAAACTACAATGAAATGCAGTTACTTAACGATTTAAAAGTACCTCTAAATAATTCCTGCGAATACTATACGGTTTCATGGAACATATTTTCATATTTTTAATTTAGATAAAATTTTATATGAATAATACCAAAGAAAACTTATGAAAAAAATCTATTTAATTTTACCACTTCTTGCAGGAATGATGTTTGGATCTGGAGGAGTATTCGTTCGAACATTAATGGCAAATGGAATTGATTCAACAACACTTCTTTTTTTAAGATTTTCAATAGCAATTCTTCCAATATTAATAGCCATTTTAGTAACTGACAGGAATTTGTTTAAAATATATTTAAAAGACATACCTTTGTTTTTAGTTTGTGCAATGTGTATTGTAGGACTTAACTTATGCTATAATGAGTCAATGGGAAGCATCCCTCTTTCACTGGCAGCAGTTTTATTATCACTTGCACCGATTTACGTTCTTGTAATAGCATATTTTGCATTTAGAGAAAAAATTACAAATAAAAAACTAATCTGTATGGCTCTAGCTATTTTTGGCTGTATTTTAATGACTGGAGTTTTAGAAACTGATTTAAGTAATCTTCCGGTTTACGGAATCATTGCAGGAATTGGTGCGGGGCTGTTTTGGGCAGTTTATCTAATAGCATCTAAAAAATCAATTGAAAATGGAAAACACACATTTACAATCCTAATTTACTCAATTGTTTTTATTTCAATAGGATTAATCCCATTTACCAATTTTGGCCAAATTACACATTTCATTTCACTTAATCCAGTGTTAGTTATAGTGTTTTTAATAATGCACTCAACATTATCATTTGCACTTCCATATATCTTCTCAACTTTAAGTTTAAACTATATAGACTCTGGAATTTCATCAATAATGCTATCAGGAACAGAACCTTTTGCAGCACTCATATTCGGATTGATATTCTACTCAGAAGTTCCAACATTTATGATGTCTTGCGGATTTATATTGACAATAATTGCAATGATGGTGTTAAGTAAAACTGAAAATGTTGAAAATTAATGAATTTTTACAAAAACTTATTAATTTAAAAAATAAACCTTAACATATGATTTTAAGCATTATTATACCTACTTACAATGAAGAAGATTATCTTCCAGTTCTTCTGGATAGTATTAAAGAACAGAATTTTGACGATTATGAAGTTATTGTGGCGGATGCTAATTCAAAAGACCGCACACGTGAAATTGCTGAAGAATACGGTTGTATAGTAGTTGATGGGGGATTACCTGCTGTAGGTAGAAATAATGGTGCTAAAGTTGCAAAAGGAGACATTTTACTTTTCCTTGATTCTGATTTAAAATTAACCGATGATTATCTAAGAGATGTTATCTATGAATTTAAAATGGAAAGGCTTGGAATTGCAATTACTCGTATGAAACCGCTTTCAAACAAAGTTGAAGACAAGCTATTCCACGATTTTGCTAATTACTTCATGATTAGTGTTGAAAAAATTAAACCACATGGTGCAGGATGTTACGGAATAATTGCAAAAAGATCACTGCACGAAGAATGCAATGGATTTGATGAATCATTGACATTTGGAGAAGACACTGATTATATTGAAAGATTAGCTAAAAAAGAACGTTTTAGAGTTTTAAGAAATGCAAAAATTGGTGTTTCAACAAGAAGATTGGAAGAAGAAGGACTTACCACATTAATCAGACAATATGGAAAAAGTACAGTTAATGATTTTTTAGGCAAAAGAACTGAAGCTAGTGACTTAAACTATAACTTTGACCATGGCCGTGAAAAAATTAGTGAAAATAAAATGTCCAAACTTGAAAAAGGTGCAGAGAAGTTAAATAGTATTAGAGAAACTTACGGCGATTCAAAAGAAAAGGCAAGTGAAGTAAAATCCAAATTAATTAGTAGCTCAAAACGTGAAAGAGATAAAAAAGTAGTCTTTTATTGTGTTTGCGGTGAAGGAATGGGTCATGCAATAAGAACTGGAGTAATTGTTGATCAAATAAAAGACGACTATGATGTTTACTTGTTTTCAAGTGACAGAGCTTATGAATATCTTAAATCCAAATTTGACAACGTATACAAGATTGGAGGATTTAATACAGTTTATATCAACAATAAAGTTAATAATTTAAAAACTCTTGCAAGTGCTTTAAAGAGAAATCCTTCAAATATGAAAGCAGGATACGAAACATTGTATAAAAAAGCAAGAAAACTTAAACCAGACGTTATTGTAACTGATTTTGAAATTTACGCAACAGTAGTATCAAAACTTCTCAGTATTCCATTAATCAGCTTAGATAATATTCATATGATTACTCAAACAAAAATTGACTATCCAAAAAAGCATTATGCTGAAATGGTTAAAGCAAAAGGAGTAATCAAAACTTATGTCGTTAAACCAAAAGTACATATCCTTACAAGTTTCTTTTATCCAAGAGTAAGGACTAATAAAAACGCAATTATCTATCCGCCAATTATACGTGAAGATATAATGAAATTAGAACCTACACAGGGCGATCACGTAATTGTATACCAGACAAGTAAAGAAAGTGGACAGTTAGTTCGCAAGTTAAAATCACTTAGTAATGAAAAATTCATTGTTTACGGATTTAACAAAAACGAAGTTGACGGCAATTTGACCTATAAAGAGTTTAATGAAGATGTATTCTACGATGATTTAGCATCATCAAAAGCAGTTATCTCAAATGGAGGATTTACATTCATATCTGAAGCAATATATCTTAAAAAACCTATTTATTCAGTTCCAGCTATTGGAAACTTTGAACAGACATTAAACGGATTTTATGTTGAAAAACTTGGATATGGAGAATACCATGAAACTATGAATGCTGCTAAAGTTAAAAAGTTCCTCTCCAGACTTCCTAAATACCAAAGAAAGCTTGAGACTGTTAAAAAGACAAATAATGATGGAATCATTCGTGAATTGAAATACAGAATCGAAAAGTATTCCAAAAATTAATTTTTAAAAAAAAGTCTGATTAAAAAAGCATTAATAATTGCTCAATTAATCAATAAAATAATTAGAAAGTTACTATAAAGTAACTCCCATTTCTAATTGTTCAGTTAATTCTTTATATCTGTTTCTGATAGTTACTTCAGTAACACCTGCAATTTCAGCAACATCTCTTTGGGTTTTTCTATCACCAAGTAAGACAGATGCGATGTATAATGCAGCTGCTGCTACACCAGTAGGACCTCTTCCTGAAGTTAAACCTTTTTCCATTGCTTTTTCAATAATTTCAATAGCTTTGGATTGTGCTTCACCAGAAAGTCCGAGTTCTGATGCAAATCTAGGAACGTAATCTACTGGAGAAGTTGGTGGCAATTTAATATTTAATTCACGAGTTAAGAACCTGTATGTACGACCTACTTCTTTTTTAGATACTCTAGATACTTCAGCAATTTCATCTAATGTACGTGGAACATTACAACGTCTACATGCAGCATATAATGAAGCAGCTACTACTCCTTCAATACTTCTTCCTCTGATTAATTTGTTGTCCACTGCACTTCTGTAAACTACACTAGCAGCTTCCCTTACACTTCTTGGAAGTCCTAATCTTGAAGAGTCACGGTCAAGTTCACTTAAAGCGAAAGCCAAGTTTCTCTCAGTTGCTCCGGAAATCCTAATTTTCCTTTGCCATTTTCTTAATCTGTACCATTGTGCTCTGTTTCTTGCAGGAATATCACGACCGTAGATATCTTTGTTTCTCCAATCGATCATGGTACTTAAACCTTTATCGTGAATGGTGTAAGTAATTGGAGCACCTACTCTAGTACGTTTATCTCTTTGTTCATGGTCGAATGCTCTCCATTCAGGACCCATATCTACGAGATTTTCATCAATAACTAATCCACATCTTTTACATACAACTTCTGCTCTTTCGTAGTCCCCAACTAATTCAGTTGAACCACATTCAGGACAGACGGTGAGTTCTTTAGAACCTTCTTCACCACCACGTGCATTAGCTCTTTGTGCTCTTCTCCCACGTCTTTCTCTTCTTGGATCTCTATCTACTTTTTGTGTTGTGGTTTGTTCTGGCGTGATCTCATCCTCCTTCTTCTAGTCTTTTTGGATTTTGGTTTTGATACAAATAGTTTCTCACCACATTTTTTCGCAATTTCATCCCTATTAGCAAATCTAAATAATCTAATTGACACATAAGGATGGGCTGTAGGTCCAAAAACATAACCTACTTTACCAATTTTCTTCTTGTTACTATTAAACACTATAGCCCCCGGTGACGGAGTCTTGGTTGTACGAGCTATTAATTTACCTGAGTTTGCAATATGCAAACTTTTACCTAATAATTTCATAAAATCAAATCTGTATCAGTTATATATAATGAAGATGGAGTATATAAACTTATCGATATATTTATATATAAACATTGAATTCTATTTAAATGTTTTACTATTTCTTTTCAAAGACAGCAATTTCTGATAAAGTAGCACCTTGTGAAAGTTTGTTTATAATGTTTAGTTCCTTGATTTTAACACCTAATGCACCAACCATTGTTTTTGCAAATAACTCTTGAGGAATAACGACAACACCACATTCATCCCCAATGAAGAAGTCTCCTGGATTAACTTTAAATCCATTAATGTCCAATGGTTCATTTAAACTGCCTAAACCTAAAGCAGAACCTGCATTAGGACAGAAGTTAGTTGAAAATATTGGGTAA
This Methanobacteriaceae archaeon DNA region includes the following protein-coding sequences:
- a CDS encoding sulfite exporter TauE/SafE family protein — translated: MFTIWYFIGLILIGICAGFASGLLGVGGGFLIAPLQFFLLKSIGVAPELAILISFGTSLAIIIPTSISGAYRHTRSMDNIIKPGLRLGIFGVIGGFIGGFVASVLPSKTLEIIFGLLLLFIAFNNIVNINKEREEARIPFNWLTIGIIGLGVGFSSGLLGVGGGIFLIAILTALLGFSIIEAIGTSSIFISLTAIGGFISYMISGFGVSTFPYSIGYVSIINFVLIACFSVPMASVGAKMAHKVPQKKLKMIFSVVILYMALKMLSILP
- a CDS encoding DMT family transporter; protein product: MKKIYLILPLLAGMMFGSGGVFVRTLMANGIDSTTLLFLRFSIAILPILIAILVTDRNLFKIYLKDIPLFLVCAMCIVGLNLCYNESMGSIPLSLAAVLLSLAPIYVLVIAYFAFREKITNKKLICMALAIFGCILMTGVLETDLSNLPVYGIIAGIGAGLFWAVYLIASKKSIENGKHTFTILIYSIVFISIGLIPFTNFGQITHFISLNPVLVIVFLIMHSTLSFALPYIFSTLSLNYIDSGISSIMLSGTEPFAALIFGLIFYSEVPTFMMSCGFILTIIAMMVLSKTENVEN
- a CDS encoding glycosyltransferase family protein; protein product: MILSIIIPTYNEEDYLPVLLDSIKEQNFDDYEVIVADANSKDRTREIAEEYGCIVVDGGLPAVGRNNGAKVAKGDILLFLDSDLKLTDDYLRDVIYEFKMERLGIAITRMKPLSNKVEDKLFHDFANYFMISVEKIKPHGAGCYGIIAKRSLHEECNGFDESLTFGEDTDYIERLAKKERFRVLRNAKIGVSTRRLEEEGLTTLIRQYGKSTVNDFLGKRTEASDLNYNFDHGREKISENKMSKLEKGAEKLNSIRETYGDSKEKASEVKSKLISSSKRERDKKVVFYCVCGEGMGHAIRTGVIVDQIKDDYDVYLFSSDRAYEYLKSKFDNVYKIGGFNTVYINNKVNNLKTLASALKRNPSNMKAGYETLYKKARKLKPDVIVTDFEIYATVVSKLLSIPLISLDNIHMITQTKIDYPKKHYAEMVKAKGVIKTYVVKPKVHILTSFFYPRVRTNKNAIIYPPIIREDIMKLEPTQGDHVIVYQTSKESGQLVRKLKSLSNEKFIVYGFNKNEVDGNLTYKEFNEDVFYDDLASSKAVISNGGFTFISEAIYLKKPIYSVPAIGNFEQTLNGFYVEKLGYGEYHETMNAAKVKKFLSRLPKYQRKLETVKKTNNDGIIRELKYRIEKYSKN
- a CDS encoding Gar1/Naf1 family protein, yielding MKLLGKSLHIANSGKLIARTTKTPSPGAIVFNSNKKKIGKVGYVFGPTAHPYVSIRLFRFANRDEIAKKCGEKLFVSKPKSKKTRRRRMRSRQNKPQHKK